The Alteriqipengyuania halimionae genome contains a region encoding:
- a CDS encoding AHH domain-containing protein: MDRPRLSFRQVNRRGTPGHDPGLQKHHLLPVGLLRRPSLKRFFDHLDCQADGLDDFRANGLLLPCRERTVLRLGLPLHRGPHPRYSELVWQRVGQIEREFSQLAERRSHPPREHAVMRLGLLQRALRRRLLSQKRPLALHARDPLGQARDFSKIDRMAETWWAATEV, translated from the coding sequence ATGGATCGGCCACGCTTATCGTTTCGCCAGGTCAACCGGCGCGGGACGCCGGGCCACGACCCGGGACTGCAAAAGCACCACCTGCTTCCGGTCGGCCTGTTGCGCAGACCGTCGCTCAAGCGATTCTTCGATCATTTGGACTGCCAAGCTGACGGGTTGGACGATTTTCGCGCCAACGGCCTTCTGCTTCCGTGTCGCGAGCGAACCGTGCTGCGGCTTGGCCTGCCGCTCCATCGAGGGCCGCATCCGCGCTATTCGGAACTGGTCTGGCAGCGCGTAGGGCAGATCGAGCGCGAGTTCTCGCAGCTCGCCGAACGTCGCTCGCATCCCCCGCGCGAACATGCGGTGATGCGGCTTGGCTTGCTGCAACGCGCGCTGCGCCGTCGTTTGCTTTCGCAGAAGCGACCGCTCGCGCTCCACGCGCGAGACCCGCTGGGCCAGGCGCGCGATTTCTCCAAGATCGACCGGATGGCCGAAACCTGGTGGGCGGCTACCGAAGTCTAG
- a CDS encoding putative DNA modification/repair radical SAM protein yields the protein MSQKSIIDRLAILADAAKYDASCASSGTAKKNSLGGKGIGSTEGMGICHAYAPDGRCISLLKLLLTNHCIFDCHYCINRKSSNVERARFTPQEIVDLTLSFYRRNYIEGLFLSSGIIKSSNHTMEQLVETARILREEHDFRGYIHLKTIPEADPELVHQAGLYADRVSINVELPTDSGLVKLAPDKNAQQIEGAMGGMKMAIRQAKDEKKRFRHAPRFAPAGQSTQMIVGADAATDADIVGKASRLYDNFRLRRVYYSAFSPIPDASAVLPLKRPPLIREHRLYQSDWLMRFYGYQPSEVMQATEADGNLPLDIDPKLAWALKFRERFPVDVNRASREDLLRVPGLGVKAVNQIVASRRHRTLRLDDVARLTVSITKVRPFICALDWRPVMLTDRADLRALLAPKREQLELFSA from the coding sequence GTGTCGCAAAAATCCATCATCGATCGCCTCGCCATCCTCGCCGATGCCGCGAAATACGATGCCTCCTGCGCGTCGTCGGGCACCGCCAAGAAGAACAGTCTGGGCGGCAAGGGTATCGGCTCGACCGAGGGGATGGGGATTTGTCATGCCTATGCGCCGGACGGGCGCTGCATCTCGCTGCTGAAGCTGCTGCTGACCAATCACTGCATTTTCGATTGCCACTACTGCATCAATCGCAAGAGCTCGAATGTCGAGCGCGCGCGCTTTACGCCGCAGGAAATCGTCGACCTCACCCTCAGCTTCTATCGCCGCAATTATATCGAAGGTTTGTTCCTCTCCTCGGGCATCATCAAAAGCTCGAACCACACGATGGAACAATTGGTCGAAACCGCGCGGATCCTGCGCGAGGAGCATGACTTTCGCGGCTACATCCATCTGAAGACCATTCCGGAGGCCGATCCCGAGCTCGTGCATCAGGCGGGGCTCTATGCCGATCGCGTGTCGATCAATGTCGAACTGCCGACCGATAGCGGCCTGGTGAAACTCGCGCCCGACAAGAACGCGCAACAGATCGAAGGCGCGATGGGGGGTATGAAGATGGCGATCCGTCAGGCGAAGGACGAGAAGAAACGCTTCCGTCACGCGCCGCGCTTCGCGCCCGCTGGACAGTCGACCCAGATGATCGTGGGTGCAGACGCCGCGACCGATGCCGATATCGTCGGCAAGGCGAGCAGGCTCTACGACAATTTCCGTCTGCGCCGGGTCTATTACAGCGCTTTTTCGCCGATCCCCGATGCGAGCGCGGTCCTGCCTCTAAAGCGCCCGCCGCTCATCCGCGAGCACCGGCTCTACCAGTCCGACTGGCTGATGCGGTTTTACGGCTACCAGCCAAGCGAGGTGATGCAGGCGACCGAGGCCGATGGCAATCTGCCGCTCGATATCGACCCTAAGCTCGCTTGGGCGCTCAAGTTTCGCGAGCGCTTTCCGGTCGACGTGAATCGCGCGAGCCGCGAGGATTTGCTGCGAGTGCCGGGGCTGGGGGTGAAGGCGGTGAACCAGATCGTGGCTTCGCGCCGCCACCGCACCTTGCGGCTCGACGATGTGGCGCGTCTGACGGTGTCGATCACCAAAGTCCGTCCCTTCATCTGCGCGCTCGACTGGCGTCCGGTCATGCTGACAGACCGCGCCGATTTGCGCGCGCTCCTCGCGCCCAAGCGTGAGCAGCTGGAATTGTTCTCGGCGTGA
- a CDS encoding pyridoxamine 5'-phosphate oxidase family protein, with amino-acid sequence MKTEQGNPDELKKAFWKSLADSPFLFLQRKNESGTAVPMSPQLDKDANSSIWFFTHIHSDFAKLGAVEATFQGKGHDMYARFDGTLTKETSQERFDQFWSNFVEAWYDGGKDDPELLFLRMDLGDAEIWSGEMGLLNVAKMALGMNVHDDAEEKHVDKVDL; translated from the coding sequence ATGAAGACCGAACAGGGCAACCCCGACGAACTGAAGAAAGCTTTCTGGAAATCGCTCGCCGATTCGCCGTTCCTTTTCCTTCAGCGCAAGAACGAGAGCGGCACTGCCGTTCCGATGAGCCCACAGCTCGACAAGGATGCGAACAGCTCGATCTGGTTCTTCACCCACATCCACAGCGATTTCGCCAAACTGGGCGCGGTGGAAGCGACCTTCCAGGGCAAGGGCCATGACATGTACGCCCGTTTCGACGGCACGCTGACGAAGGAAACGAGCCAAGAGCGTTTCGACCAGTTCTGGAGCAATTTCGTCGAAGCCTGGTACGACGGTGGCAAGGATGACCCCGAACTGCTGTTCCTGCGCATGGACCTCGGCGATGCCGAGATCTGGAGCGGCGAGATGGGCCTCCTCAATGTGGCCAAGATGGCGCTCGGCATGAACGTCCACGACGACGCCGAAGAGAAGCATGTCGACAAGGTCGACCTCTGA
- a CDS encoding extensin-like domain-containing protein, protein MSRYDGWALALLLVLTVGVFAWTWLAAHPQHDPWAPLDLNDPVGWATERKLVALRDDPALCRAVLERSAIDFRVLDPVGAAECRRADRTVLSPMPARGLAFRPATPAATCAVGAAMVVWMDKVVQPAAEELLGSPVVAIDHLGTANCRRIGGGDSGRWSEHATGNAIDIAAFRLEDGRTVSVLRDWPGEGQEAAFLRAVRDGACDVFSTTLSPDYNRAHADHFHLDQAGGRMGWSACR, encoded by the coding sequence TTGTCCCGCTATGATGGCTGGGCGCTGGCGCTGCTGCTGGTCCTGACCGTCGGGGTATTCGCTTGGACATGGCTGGCCGCGCATCCGCAGCATGATCCGTGGGCCCCGCTCGATCTCAACGATCCGGTGGGCTGGGCGACCGAGCGCAAGCTCGTAGCGCTGCGCGACGATCCCGCACTTTGTCGCGCGGTGCTCGAACGCAGCGCCATCGATTTCCGTGTGCTCGATCCCGTGGGGGCAGCGGAGTGCCGCCGCGCCGACCGTACGGTTCTCTCACCCATGCCCGCTCGCGGCCTGGCATTCCGACCCGCAACCCCTGCCGCAACCTGCGCGGTGGGCGCCGCCATGGTGGTCTGGATGGACAAGGTCGTGCAACCGGCGGCCGAAGAATTGCTCGGGTCGCCCGTTGTCGCGATCGATCACCTCGGGACCGCCAATTGCCGACGAATCGGCGGTGGCGACAGCGGACGGTGGAGTGAGCATGCAACCGGCAATGCGATCGACATCGCCGCGTTCCGCCTCGAAGACGGACGCACGGTGAGTGTGCTGCGCGACTGGCCGGGAGAGGGGCAGGAAGCGGCATTCCTGCGGGCGGTGCGCGATGGCGCATGCGACGTCTTCTCGACCACGCTGTCGCCCGATTACAACCGCGCGCATGCCGACCACTTCCATCTCGATCAGGCCGGTGGCCGGATGGGATGGAGCGCTTGCCGCTGA
- the recJ gene encoding single-stranded-DNA-specific exonuclease RecJ: MPTTSPSLTDLGRSLTGRRWSWRGGAVNEIVSGSDLVTQLLLARGVAPSDLARERTPSLRGFLPDPAIFQDMETAAERLAQAILSREAVTIYGDYDVDGATSAALLIRLLRMLGHNAGHYIPDRLLEGYGPSGDALLKIAEEGSSLIVTVDCGAMAHEALGAAHDAGIDVIVVDHHKCSPELPKAVAMVNPNRLDEREDAAAHGHLAAVGVAFLLAVATVRTLRKQGYFDEREEPDLLSLLDIVALGTVADVAALRGLNRAFVAQGLKVMRRRENTGLAALLDASRLQRAPVCSDLGFALGPRINAGGRVGEATLGVRLLTTEDTAEAADIARRLSELNDDRRQIESEVQEEAEAQLAGQGNRAVQLLHGAGWHQGVIGIVAGRIKEKTGRPALVIARGANAEPSKGSGRSIAGVDLGAAIIAAREAGLLLAGGGHAMAAGLTVDHDKIDALAEFLDDRLAKDVAAAQENQEFKLDLMLAPGGLTPDLVDAMEEAGPYGMGWPGPRVAVGPVHAIKCDVVGTNHVRMIVRGEDGARFKAIAFRAAESEMGQALLQNRGSRRFWLAGRPKVDDWSGRREAELIVDDAVWAD; the protein is encoded by the coding sequence ATGCCTACGACATCCCCATCGCTCACCGATCTCGGACGTTCACTCACCGGGCGGCGCTGGAGCTGGCGCGGCGGTGCCGTCAACGAGATCGTCAGCGGCAGCGACCTGGTGACGCAATTGCTGCTCGCGCGCGGAGTGGCCCCGTCCGACCTCGCCCGTGAGCGCACGCCGAGCCTGCGTGGGTTCCTGCCCGATCCTGCCATCTTCCAGGATATGGAGACCGCCGCCGAACGGCTCGCGCAGGCGATCCTCTCGCGCGAGGCGGTGACGATATACGGCGATTACGATGTCGACGGGGCCACCAGCGCGGCGCTGCTGATCCGCCTGCTGCGCATGCTGGGGCACAATGCAGGCCACTATATCCCCGATCGACTGCTCGAAGGGTACGGCCCCTCCGGTGACGCGCTGCTCAAGATTGCCGAGGAAGGATCGAGCCTGATCGTCACGGTCGATTGCGGTGCGATGGCACATGAGGCTCTCGGCGCCGCGCATGACGCGGGGATCGACGTGATCGTGGTCGATCACCACAAATGCTCGCCCGAGCTTCCCAAGGCGGTGGCGATGGTCAATCCCAACCGGCTCGACGAACGCGAAGATGCCGCTGCGCATGGACATCTCGCTGCAGTCGGAGTCGCCTTCTTGCTCGCCGTGGCGACGGTGCGCACATTGCGCAAGCAAGGCTACTTCGACGAGCGTGAAGAGCCCGACCTGCTGAGCCTGCTCGATATCGTCGCGCTAGGCACGGTGGCGGATGTGGCGGCGCTGCGCGGGCTCAACCGGGCCTTTGTTGCGCAAGGGCTCAAGGTCATGCGGCGGCGCGAGAACACCGGGCTCGCGGCACTGCTCGATGCAAGCCGGCTCCAGCGCGCGCCTGTGTGCAGCGATCTCGGCTTCGCGCTCGGCCCGCGAATCAATGCTGGTGGCCGTGTGGGCGAAGCGACGCTCGGCGTACGGCTGCTGACAACAGAGGATACCGCCGAAGCCGCCGACATCGCGCGCCGCCTGTCCGAATTGAACGACGATCGCCGACAGATCGAAAGCGAAGTGCAGGAAGAGGCCGAGGCCCAGCTCGCAGGCCAGGGGAATCGCGCGGTGCAATTGCTCCATGGCGCGGGCTGGCACCAGGGCGTGATCGGCATCGTCGCCGGGCGGATCAAGGAAAAGACAGGACGTCCCGCGCTCGTGATCGCACGCGGCGCCAACGCAGAACCGAGCAAGGGCTCGGGCCGCTCGATCGCAGGAGTAGATTTGGGCGCGGCGATCATCGCGGCGCGCGAGGCGGGTCTGCTGCTGGCGGGCGGAGGCCATGCGATGGCAGCCGGACTCACGGTCGACCACGACAAGATCGATGCGCTCGCGGAATTCCTCGACGATCGCCTCGCAAAGGACGTTGCGGCGGCGCAGGAGAATCAGGAATTCAAGCTCGACCTTATGTTGGCCCCTGGGGGACTGACGCCCGATCTGGTCGATGCGATGGAAGAAGCAGGGCCCTATGGCATGGGCTGGCCGGGGCCGCGCGTGGCGGTGGGCCCGGTCCACGCGATCAAATGCGATGTGGTCGGCACGAATCACGTTCGGATGATCGTGCGCGGCGAAGACGGTGCGCGTTTCAAGGCGATCGCCTTTCGTGCCGCTGAATCGGAGATGGGTCAGGCTCTACTGCAAAACCGCGGTTCACGGCGATTCTGGCTCGCCGGAAGGCCCAAGGTGGATGATTGGTCAGGGCGGCGCGAGGCGGAGTTGATTGTGGATGATGCAGTTTGGGCCGATTAA
- a CDS encoding UdgX family uracil-DNA binding protein (This protein belongs to the uracil DNA glycosylase superfamily, members of which act in excision repair of DNA. However, it belongs more specifically to UdgX branch, whose founding member was found to bind uracil in DNA (where it does not belong), without cleaving it, appears to promote DNA repair by a pathway involving RecA, rather than base excision.), with protein sequence MNALQPVEHHTHYAIHLLEPDDFDAWRERARALVQCDVPPDRVTWIEPGGSGDLFADGERQLPVRSDGAAPVRASKRFVRLAKNAILHSDPDRFALLYRLLWRLQGNPQVMEDKADPDVRRIEELDKNVRRDSHKMHAFVRFRLVETEEDGPEHYVAWFEPEHHILRANAGFFVRRFANMRWSILTPQESLHWDGEALVEGPPAQRSDAPSGDPTEDLWRKYYASIFNPARLKVGAMMREMPRKYWKNMPEASLIPELVAGAQGRESQMVAAGSLEFDARPETLGAIETALHACRKCPIGELENSSVMGEGPRGAQKFSGLMIVGEQPGDQEDLAGRPFVGPAGQLLDLHLERVGIDRSSAYVTNAVKHFKYVQRGKRRIHQSPAAKEIDTCRWWLEAERSIVQPKLILTMGASAARAMLGKTVSITKARGAPIMLSDGSELWVTAHPSYLLRLDGAAREEQARMFDADLAAVKARLAELAN encoded by the coding sequence GTGAACGCTCTCCAGCCAGTCGAACACCATACGCACTACGCGATCCATTTGCTCGAACCGGACGATTTCGATGCCTGGCGAGAGCGGGCGCGCGCGCTGGTGCAATGCGATGTGCCTCCCGATCGGGTGACCTGGATCGAACCGGGCGGGAGCGGCGATCTGTTCGCTGATGGCGAACGACAGCTCCCGGTTCGGTCCGATGGCGCAGCGCCGGTGCGCGCGAGCAAGCGCTTCGTCCGGCTCGCAAAGAACGCGATCCTCCATTCGGACCCCGACCGTTTTGCGCTGCTCTATCGCCTCCTATGGCGCTTGCAGGGCAATCCGCAGGTGATGGAGGACAAGGCCGATCCCGATGTCCGGCGGATCGAAGAACTTGATAAGAATGTGCGGCGCGACAGTCATAAGATGCACGCCTTCGTCCGCTTCCGATTGGTCGAGACCGAAGAGGACGGCCCCGAACATTATGTCGCTTGGTTCGAACCCGAGCATCATATCCTGCGCGCCAATGCCGGCTTCTTCGTCCGCCGCTTCGCCAATATGCGCTGGTCGATCCTCACCCCGCAGGAATCGCTGCACTGGGATGGCGAAGCGCTGGTGGAGGGACCACCCGCGCAGCGCAGCGACGCGCCAAGCGGCGACCCGACCGAAGATCTTTGGCGCAAATATTACGCCTCGATCTTCAACCCTGCTCGGCTGAAGGTCGGCGCGATGATGCGCGAGATGCCGCGGAAATACTGGAAGAACATGCCTGAAGCCTCGCTCATTCCCGAGCTGGTCGCCGGTGCGCAGGGGCGCGAATCGCAGATGGTTGCCGCTGGATCGCTGGAATTCGATGCGCGCCCCGAGACGCTCGGCGCGATCGAGACGGCGCTTCATGCCTGTCGCAAGTGTCCGATCGGAGAGCTGGAGAATTCGTCGGTCATGGGCGAGGGGCCGCGTGGTGCCCAAAAGTTCTCCGGGCTGATGATCGTCGGCGAACAACCGGGCGATCAGGAGGACCTTGCGGGGCGGCCGTTCGTGGGACCGGCCGGGCAATTGCTCGACCTGCATCTGGAACGCGTCGGGATCGACCGCAGCTCGGCCTATGTCACCAATGCGGTAAAGCACTTCAAATACGTCCAGCGCGGGAAGCGGCGCATCCACCAGTCGCCCGCAGCGAAAGAGATCGATACCTGTCGCTGGTGGTTGGAGGCCGAACGTTCGATAGTGCAGCCCAAGCTGATCCTGACCATGGGTGCGAGCGCGGCGCGCGCGATGTTAGGCAAGACGGTGAGCATCACAAAGGCGCGCGGTGCGCCGATCATGCTTTCCGATGGAAGCGAGTTGTGGGTCACTGCGCATCCGTCCTACCTCCTGCGTCTAGATGGCGCAGCGCGCGAGGAACAGGCGAGAATGTTCGACGCCGATCTCGCTGCGGTAAAGGCGCGGCTTGCGGAACTGGCGAATTGA
- a CDS encoding flavodoxin family protein yields the protein MLAILWHSRTGTAEALACAAQEGASERARMLAATEASPDDLLDADGYLFVCPENLASMSGAMKEMFDTCYYPLLGKIEGRPFATIIAAGSDGEGAQAQIDRIAKGWRLKRAAPHMIVIMDAQTPEAILAQKTVPDDRLSEARELGEAFAEGLELGIF from the coding sequence ATGCTTGCAATCCTCTGGCATTCACGCACCGGAACCGCCGAAGCGCTCGCTTGTGCAGCGCAGGAGGGCGCCAGCGAAAGGGCGCGGATGCTCGCGGCAACGGAGGCGTCCCCCGACGATCTGCTCGATGCGGACGGCTATTTGTTCGTCTGTCCGGAAAATCTCGCCAGCATGAGCGGGGCGATGAAGGAGATGTTCGACACCTGCTATTACCCGCTGCTCGGTAAGATCGAGGGCCGCCCATTCGCGACCATCATCGCCGCCGGATCGGACGGCGAAGGTGCGCAGGCGCAGATCGACCGGATAGCGAAGGGCTGGCGACTTAAACGGGCTGCGCCGCACATGATCGTCATCATGGATGCACAAACGCCCGAGGCGATCCTGGCGCAGAAAACCGTGCCGGACGATCGGCTCAGCGAAGCCCGCGAATTGGGGGAGGCTTTCGCAGAAGGACTGGAGCTGGGTATTTTCTAG
- a CDS encoding class I SAM-dependent methyltransferase, whose amino-acid sequence MNFALRIALAGCTALALAGCNEVDPDADRPETSREFPRAHRPVSNFGGNSVGPEMKRDERGEAQLVMDLADIDQGTTVADIGAGEGYYTVRLAERVGRKGRVLAQDIDRDALRRLGTRVERERLDNVSINLGNEDDPRLPESSFDRVFMIHMYHEIIEPYSFLWRLRPALREGGQVIVVDVDRPPQEHGMPPALLFCEMRSVGYRLVEFIRKPEIRGYYAQFELEGDRPAAAEIVPCKPQPTKVAGINTRDN is encoded by the coding sequence ATGAACTTCGCACTACGGATCGCGCTCGCGGGCTGTACCGCGCTGGCCCTGGCGGGCTGCAACGAGGTCGATCCCGATGCGGATCGGCCCGAGACCTCGCGCGAATTTCCGCGGGCGCATCGTCCTGTTTCCAATTTCGGCGGCAACTCGGTCGGTCCGGAAATGAAGCGCGACGAACGCGGCGAAGCGCAATTGGTGATGGACCTGGCCGATATCGACCAGGGAACCACGGTGGCGGATATCGGTGCGGGCGAGGGGTATTACACGGTTCGCCTTGCCGAGCGCGTCGGTCGCAAGGGCCGCGTGCTTGCGCAGGATATCGACCGTGATGCACTGCGCCGGCTCGGTACCCGGGTCGAACGCGAGCGGCTCGACAATGTCTCGATCAATCTCGGCAACGAAGACGATCCCCGCCTGCCCGAGAGCAGCTTCGACCGCGTGTTCATGATCCACATGTACCACGAGATCATCGAGCCCTATTCGTTTCTCTGGCGGCTGCGACCGGCTTTGCGCGAGGGCGGACAGGTGATCGTGGTCGATGTCGATCGTCCGCCGCAGGAACACGGAATGCCTCCGGCGCTGCTTTTCTGCGAAATGCGCAGTGTGGGGTATCGTCTCGTCGAATTCATCCGTAAGCCGGAGATCAGAGGGTATTACGCCCAGTTCGAACTCGAGGGCGACCGACCCGCCGCGGCGGAGATCGTGCCCTGCAAGCCGCAACCCACGAAGGTTGCGGGGATCAATACAAGGGATAACTGA
- a CDS encoding NAD(P)H-dependent flavin oxidoreductase codes for MPIPAPFDRLRLPIIASPMFIVSGPELVIAQCKAGIVGSFPALNARPSSVLDEWMHQITEELAAHNRDNPDHPAAPFAVNQIVHRTNGRLEEDMQVCEKWQVPMIITSLGAREELNQAVHNWGGITMHDVINNRFAHKAIEKGADGLIPVAAGAGGHAGTVSPFALMQEIREWFDGPIALSGSIANGAAVLGAQTLGADFAYIGSPWIATVEANAEQGYKDEIVKSGADDIVYTNLFTGVHGNYLKGSIEQAGLDPDALPESDPSKMNFGSGGNSKAKAWKDIWGSGQGVGAVKKVEIVADRVDRLEAEYRAARERLIEASAPFAG; via the coding sequence ATGCCCATTCCTGCCCCGTTCGACCGCTTGCGCCTGCCGATCATCGCTTCGCCGATGTTCATCGTTTCCGGTCCGGAGCTGGTTATCGCCCAGTGCAAGGCGGGGATCGTCGGTAGCTTCCCGGCGCTCAATGCGCGCCCCTCGAGCGTGCTCGACGAATGGATGCACCAGATCACCGAGGAGCTGGCCGCGCATAATCGCGACAATCCCGATCATCCGGCTGCACCGTTCGCCGTCAACCAGATCGTCCACCGCACCAATGGCCGGCTCGAGGAAGACATGCAGGTGTGCGAGAAGTGGCAGGTGCCGATGATCATCACCTCGCTCGGCGCGCGCGAGGAACTGAACCAAGCGGTCCACAACTGGGGCGGGATCACGATGCATGACGTGATCAACAATCGCTTCGCCCACAAGGCGATCGAAAAGGGTGCCGACGGGTTGATCCCGGTCGCCGCCGGTGCGGGAGGCCATGCGGGCACCGTTTCGCCATTCGCGCTGATGCAGGAGATCCGCGAATGGTTCGACGGCCCGATCGCACTGTCGGGCTCGATCGCCAATGGCGCGGCAGTGCTGGGCGCGCAGACGCTCGGCGCCGACTTCGCCTATATCGGCTCGCCCTGGATCGCGACCGTCGAAGCCAATGCCGAACAGGGATACAAGGACGAGATCGTAAAGAGCGGCGCGGACGACATCGTCTACACCAACCTCTTCACCGGCGTGCACGGCAATTACCTCAAAGGCTCGATCGAGCAGGCCGGGCTCGATCCCGACGCTCTGCCCGAAAGCGACCCGAGCAAGATGAATTTCGGCTCGGGCGGCAATTCCAAGGCGAAGGCATGGAAGGATATCTGGGGTTCGGGTCAAGGCGTCGGCGCGGTGAAGAAGGTCGAAATCGTCGCCGACCGGGTCGACCGGCTCGAAGCCGAATATCGCGCAGCCCGCGAGCGCCTGATCGAAGCGAGCGCGCCTTTCGCGGGCTAA
- the prfB gene encoding peptide chain release factor 2 — MRAEGQAHIDRIAAALALVRKSLDWESALRRLDELDARVQDPTLWDDPKQAQAITQEQKRLETAINTVREIEAEKNDAVEFIEMGEAEGDDDVANEGYASLEKLADRADADKVQALLSGEADGNDTYLEIHAGAGGTESQDWAEMLLRMYARWAERRGFKVETVEYQAGEQAGIKSATLLIKGENAYGYAKTESGVHRLVRISPYDSSARRHTSFSSVWVYPVIDEDFEIEINESDLKIDTYRASGAGGQHVNTTDSAVRITHQPTGIVVASQNDRSQHKNRATAMSMLKARLFEREMAEREAAAGTEYESKTDIGWGHQIRSYVLQPYQMVKDLRTGVTSTSPDDVLDGALDQYISAALAQKVTGETVDVEDVE; from the coding sequence ATGCGTGCCGAAGGGCAGGCCCATATCGACCGTATCGCCGCCGCGCTGGCGCTGGTGAGGAAGTCTTTGGACTGGGAAAGCGCGCTGCGCCGCCTCGATGAACTCGACGCGCGCGTGCAGGATCCGACCCTGTGGGACGATCCCAAGCAGGCGCAGGCGATCACCCAGGAACAGAAGCGCCTCGAAACCGCGATCAACACCGTGCGCGAGATCGAAGCGGAAAAGAACGACGCGGTTGAATTCATCGAAATGGGCGAAGCCGAAGGCGACGACGATGTCGCCAACGAGGGCTATGCCAGCCTGGAAAAGCTCGCCGATCGCGCCGATGCCGACAAGGTGCAGGCGCTCCTTTCCGGCGAGGCCGACGGCAACGATACCTATCTCGAAATACACGCCGGGGCGGGCGGTACCGAAAGCCAGGACTGGGCCGAAATGCTGCTGCGCATGTATGCGCGCTGGGCCGAACGCCGTGGGTTCAAGGTCGAAACGGTCGAATACCAGGCTGGCGAACAGGCGGGCATCAAATCGGCCACGCTGCTGATCAAGGGCGAGAACGCCTATGGCTATGCCAAGACCGAGAGCGGTGTGCACCGCCTCGTGCGGATCAGCCCCTACGACAGCTCGGCGCGGCGGCACACCTCGTTCAGCTCGGTCTGGGTTTACCCGGTGATCGACGAAGATTTCGAGATCGAGATCAATGAAAGCGATCTCAAGATCGATACCTACCGCGCGAGCGGAGCCGGCGGGCAGCACGTCAACACGACCGATTCCGCCGTTCGTATCACCCACCAGCCCACCGGCATCGTAGTCGCCAGCCAGAACGACCGCAGCCAACACAAGAACCGCGCCACCGCGATGAGCATGCTCAAGGCACGCCTGTTCGAGCGCGAAATGGCCGAACGCGAAGCGGCAGCGGGCACCGAATATGAGAGCAAGACCGATATCGGGTGGGGGCACCAGATCCGGTCCTACGTCCTGCAGCCCTACCAGATGGTCAAGGACCTGCGCACCGGCGTGACCTCGACCTCTCCAGACGACGTGCTCGACGGTGCGCTCGACCAGTATATCTCGGCCGCGTTGGCGCAGAAAGTGACCGGCGAGACCGTCGATGTCGAGGATGTCGAATAG